From a single Collibacillus ludicampi genomic region:
- a CDS encoding minor capsid protein, which yields MNKWERQVTRYLNDSEHQLLVEYDRWLKAAFSHIPLGANEHAIHGFHLTHHQRLSSILFKHSAAVFTAGQAHGEEDCQAVLKKKKRRLAKYPGIDLEQADDDDSFTPHDAIKVLQQRSIVLAGEVENDITSGIKEILLRHLAGLPRQRAEEQIAELLEHNMNRASLIVTTETTYAYNRGRLFSYREYGADYVRYMAIMDARTCQICGSRNGKILSMDDLGSNIPPVHGRCRCVLSPVFSDVQPDLISKQALDWSSVKPLPKGWVS from the coding sequence ATGAACAAATGGGAGAGGCAAGTCACACGTTATCTCAATGACTCTGAACATCAACTGTTGGTCGAGTACGATCGATGGCTTAAAGCCGCATTCTCTCATATCCCACTGGGGGCGAATGAACATGCGATCCATGGATTTCATCTCACGCATCATCAACGCTTATCGTCGATTTTGTTTAAGCATTCGGCGGCTGTTTTTACGGCTGGTCAAGCCCATGGTGAAGAGGATTGCCAGGCCGTCCTCAAAAAGAAAAAACGGAGACTCGCGAAATACCCAGGAATCGATTTGGAACAAGCAGATGACGACGATTCATTTACTCCGCATGACGCGATTAAAGTATTGCAGCAAAGATCGATTGTACTTGCAGGAGAAGTGGAGAACGATATCACTTCCGGTATCAAGGAGATTTTGCTGAGGCATTTGGCCGGATTACCCCGGCAACGGGCGGAGGAACAGATAGCGGAGCTGCTGGAACATAACATGAACCGGGCCAGCTTAATCGTGACGACAGAGACGACGTATGCGTATAATCGCGGTCGTCTTTTTTCGTATCGCGAGTATGGAGCGGATTATGTTCGGTATATGGCCATCATGGATGCTCGAACTTGCCAGATTTGCGGGAGCCGAAACGGCAAGATCCTGTCTATGGATGATTTGGGTTCCAATATTCCACCTGTTCATGGCCGCTGCCGTTGCGTGCTATCACCGGTTTTCAGTGATGTGCAACCCGATCTGATCTCGAAGCAGGCTCTCGATTGGTCATCTGTAAAGCCTTTGCCAAAGGGATGGGTAAGTTAG
- a CDS encoding phage protease, with protein sequence MLKIPVGRLGEWIHPRYGRIKMTQQMFSEMIDNFKKQTIGRDPFIRIGHDKADDPTFGSAKAEGWIKELVQEGEFLFALAEPTNDEVAKMVQTKQYRYASPEYQENYRDKETGSLKGAVLEALALTNEPFLTRLPEARVLADPPDTFYLDFEEVGYMEKEILEQVKQTNSLLSSFTAKLSEWFGRKEGKDRESEDGNPGKGSDEGKKLAEYEARMKQLEEENRQIKRAQREAEIDRKLSEYTAKGIPPAILQQVRPILLADTGTEVIKLADGKSLTQSDQIFAMLDAFPEESRVKLGQVGTQVEPPEPDSPEAVKKLADEDMKALGFTVTSDGKYVLSDTRKEA encoded by the coding sequence TTGCTGAAGATACCTGTCGGACGTCTCGGGGAATGGATTCATCCTCGATACGGTCGGATCAAGATGACACAACAGATGTTTAGTGAGATGATCGATAACTTTAAAAAGCAAACGATCGGCCGCGATCCCTTCATACGAATTGGTCACGACAAAGCAGATGACCCCACCTTCGGAAGCGCGAAGGCAGAGGGATGGATTAAGGAACTCGTCCAAGAAGGGGAGTTCTTATTTGCACTAGCTGAACCCACTAATGACGAAGTGGCCAAGATGGTTCAGACCAAGCAGTACCGATATGCAAGTCCAGAGTATCAAGAAAACTATCGAGATAAAGAAACCGGCTCGTTAAAAGGGGCAGTGCTTGAAGCACTCGCACTTACAAACGAGCCTTTTCTTACGCGCTTACCGGAAGCGCGTGTACTGGCGGATCCGCCAGATACATTTTATCTCGATTTTGAGGAGGTAGGTTATATGGAAAAAGAGATTCTGGAACAGGTCAAACAAACGAATAGTTTGCTCAGTAGCTTTACTGCCAAACTTTCTGAGTGGTTTGGCAGAAAGGAGGGCAAAGACAGAGAGTCTGAGGATGGGAACCCTGGTAAGGGAAGCGACGAAGGCAAAAAACTGGCTGAGTACGAAGCTCGTATGAAGCAACTGGAAGAGGAAAACCGACAAATTAAACGGGCACAACGAGAAGCGGAGATTGATCGAAAACTCTCTGAGTATACTGCCAAAGGGATTCCGCCGGCCATTCTTCAGCAAGTGCGTCCCATTTTACTTGCAGATACCGGGACAGAAGTCATTAAACTGGCGGATGGAAAGTCATTGACTCAATCGGATCAAATCTTTGCTATGTTGGATGCCTTCCCAGAAGAATCTCGCGTCAAGTTGGGGCAAGTTGGTACGCAGGTAGAACCGCCGGAACCAGACAGCCCGGAAGCTGTCAAAAAACTGGCTGACGAGGATATGAAGGCGCTCGGTTTTACCGTTACTTCTGATGGCAAATACGTGTTGTCTGACACGAGAAAGGAGGCCTAA
- a CDS encoding major capsid protein, with amino-acid sequence MPFALNFPTTQEITHIVRNVIVDPTKFIGNEFAPVVGVYSEKVEVDVIEAVQGMTSAHSLNADPSIVTLPGQSTRTYATAYWKETYRMNEEELLFARREGTYNQRAGRDRVIRRAMEMNTRLETRIEWLRWQMLVNGKIQVNENNVKFTVPANIPNTNMPSFDWTDPSHNIIGDIENMLELFLGTGAKPKKAYFNYGAAKLMAQNEGIRDLLKQSIFATTLSPRNITKALPLLFPELEFELYAEGYGDGKGNFVPFIPSNKFIIRGEGMPGEVPMDFASTITLHNGGLDQPQPGKFSFIEDESQRKNPHVDITVGIYGLPRIFHPNWFVSATIAPTTNI; translated from the coding sequence ATGCCATTTGCGCTTAATTTTCCGACTACGCAAGAGATCACACATATCGTTCGAAACGTGATTGTTGACCCCACGAAGTTTATCGGTAACGAGTTTGCGCCGGTTGTGGGTGTGTACTCTGAAAAAGTAGAGGTTGATGTCATCGAAGCGGTGCAGGGGATGACTTCCGCGCATAGTTTAAATGCGGATCCGAGCATCGTGACTCTTCCAGGTCAAAGCACACGAACCTATGCAACTGCATATTGGAAAGAAACATACCGGATGAATGAAGAGGAGCTGCTGTTTGCACGTCGTGAAGGCACGTACAATCAGCGTGCCGGGCGTGACCGGGTGATCCGCCGAGCGATGGAAATGAACACGCGTCTTGAAACGCGGATTGAATGGCTCCGTTGGCAGATGCTTGTGAATGGAAAGATTCAAGTTAATGAGAATAATGTCAAGTTTACGGTTCCTGCGAACATTCCGAATACTAATATGCCGAGCTTTGACTGGACGGATCCAAGCCATAACATCATTGGAGACATTGAAAACATGTTGGAACTGTTCTTGGGGACGGGTGCCAAACCTAAAAAGGCATATTTCAACTACGGAGCAGCCAAATTGATGGCTCAAAATGAGGGGATTCGTGATCTCTTGAAGCAAAGTATTTTTGCTACGACGCTTTCCCCGAGGAATATCACGAAAGCATTGCCCCTTCTGTTCCCGGAACTGGAGTTTGAACTCTATGCAGAAGGGTACGGCGATGGAAAAGGGAACTTTGTACCGTTCATCCCATCCAACAAGTTTATCATTCGAGGCGAGGGTATGCCTGGAGAAGTCCCGATGGACTTTGCTTCAACCATTACCCTCCATAACGGTGGCTTAGATCAGCCTCAACCTGGGAAATTCTCGTTTATTGAGGACGAAAGTCAAAGGAAAAACCCGCACGTGGATATCACGGTGGGAATATACGGATTGCCCCGTATTTTCCACCCGAATTGGTTTGTATCCGCGACGATTGCGCCGACAACAAATATCTAG
- a CDS encoding phage protein Gp36 family protein, which produces MYCSPQDVLSTHELLNSEDFSDEMVEQFIRDAQTMIDSVLKEQYVVPLQDPVPDIIRVICKYKAAALLLTLHFSGVNYREDTPLSVHYERLADRQLERVIEKDLLNGEPGVTRQQPPVRESRPRMASTTPNKSAVQRALHQFDRASRDPWGLIP; this is translated from the coding sequence GTGTATTGCTCGCCTCAGGATGTTTTAAGTACGCATGAACTGTTGAACAGCGAAGATTTCAGTGATGAGATGGTTGAGCAGTTCATCCGAGATGCCCAAACGATGATCGATAGTGTTTTAAAAGAGCAGTACGTCGTACCTCTGCAGGATCCCGTACCTGACATCATACGGGTCATCTGCAAGTACAAGGCGGCTGCTCTTTTGCTTACGCTTCATTTTAGCGGGGTGAACTATCGTGAGGACACCCCGCTGTCCGTTCATTATGAGCGATTAGCTGATCGGCAACTCGAGCGTGTTATTGAGAAGGATTTGCTGAACGGGGAGCCCGGTGTCACTCGACAGCAACCGCCTGTGCGTGAATCTCGTCCGAGAATGGCCAGTACGACACCTAATAAAAGTGCAGTACAGAGGGCTTTGCATCAATTTGATCGCGCATCACGCGATCCTTGGGGGCTGATTCCATGA
- a CDS encoding phage virion morphogenesis protein — protein MKVYIRAEASGPGVENGANGIEAIGNVLASMAARGERLRPIMGKIGTILIGSVHENFAVEGRPKWKPRSEKTIRSMEQEAVQRLRQTKRWQNAKRTATRAKYEDAAMEKARGNKLLQRTGDLRKSIMLGSVTDQSVEIGSSLKYARIHQLGGTIPRMTIKPKNKKALLIPTSDGVILRRSANVPERRIPARPYLGVQPEDVPVIAEAVRLFVIGGEH, from the coding sequence ATGAAGGTCTATATCCGAGCTGAAGCTTCCGGCCCCGGAGTCGAAAACGGAGCGAATGGAATCGAAGCGATCGGTAATGTACTGGCGAGTATGGCGGCACGTGGTGAACGATTACGGCCGATCATGGGGAAGATCGGTACGATTTTGATAGGTTCCGTCCATGAGAACTTTGCAGTCGAAGGACGCCCGAAGTGGAAACCACGTAGCGAAAAAACCATCCGTTCGATGGAGCAAGAAGCGGTTCAGAGATTGAGACAAACGAAAAGGTGGCAGAACGCGAAAAGGACGGCGACTCGAGCGAAATATGAAGATGCCGCTATGGAGAAGGCCCGTGGTAACAAGTTGCTTCAACGTACGGGTGATTTAAGGAAAAGCATTATGTTGGGAAGTGTCACGGATCAATCCGTAGAGATCGGTTCCTCGCTGAAATACGCACGGATTCATCAACTTGGTGGAACCATTCCCCGCATGACCATCAAACCGAAAAACAAAAAGGCGTTACTGATTCCGACCAGTGACGGAGTCATCCTTCGTCGATCGGCCAATGTACCGGAACGAAGAATCCCGGCGCGTCCTTATCTAGGGGTTCAGCCGGAAGATGTTCCGGTTATCGCTGAAGCTGTGCGCTTGTTCGTGATTGGTGGTGAACATTGA
- a CDS encoding phage tail sheath subtilisin-like domain-containing protein — translation MQEPQYVVPRVDILEQPSDPHPKTTVQLNRIGIVGTFSWGPVNTPVRVYTMKSAERLFGGYKQGLTGWPSVNGAFRQGNMDITIVRSAGPSAKKASLTLVDASNNPSVVVTGKYPGTKPIQVSWQNGTSTNTGKLIVIADGVAMTYDNLTLDTLNTVNDPNVDVAKANGATALPVPINVTPLTGGDDGAQTQDSDYIGTVDSQTGARTGLKIFEAIPVNIVLCAQQTSAAVQAALLAHAANAPVSQGLRVAVMSMPSGQNVDQSASKMATLTGMRGIMAYNWVEPEELPGTYVSPDGYYAGVLASIQSHWSPSNKTVQGILSTQFQLSDDDVYEATMARMSPITQDIDGSFKIRNGVNMFVMPPAGGDDWSQINVRREFDKLETEIYLGTQWAKSNTDPKLPDQLATWIDELLRQRKVETQEIADFKATTAYRDPSNPRRVVTTIRVKPDWAADFIDHEISQWNGA, via the coding sequence ATGCAGGAGCCGCAATATGTGGTGCCCCGGGTGGATATTCTGGAGCAACCATCAGACCCGCATCCCAAAACGACGGTGCAACTCAACCGTATCGGTATCGTTGGCACGTTTAGTTGGGGGCCTGTGAATACTCCTGTACGAGTGTATACAATGAAATCTGCGGAGAGGCTGTTTGGCGGATACAAGCAAGGATTAACCGGTTGGCCGTCCGTTAACGGTGCCTTCCGGCAAGGAAATATGGATATCACGATTGTAAGGAGTGCGGGTCCTTCCGCAAAGAAAGCTTCACTGACTCTGGTGGATGCTTCAAATAATCCATCAGTGGTGGTGACCGGGAAGTATCCCGGAACGAAACCGATTCAAGTCTCCTGGCAAAACGGGACGAGCACAAATACCGGTAAGCTCATCGTCATCGCAGACGGTGTAGCAATGACCTATGACAATCTGACATTGGATACGCTCAATACGGTGAACGATCCGAATGTGGATGTAGCGAAAGCCAATGGAGCTACCGCGTTACCTGTGCCGATCAATGTGACTCCATTAACCGGCGGTGACGATGGGGCACAGACGCAGGATTCGGATTATATAGGCACCGTAGATTCGCAGACCGGCGCAAGAACGGGACTCAAGATCTTTGAGGCAATCCCCGTGAATATTGTGCTTTGCGCACAGCAAACGAGTGCTGCCGTTCAAGCGGCCCTTCTGGCACACGCGGCGAATGCTCCTGTCTCTCAGGGATTAAGAGTCGCGGTGATGTCCATGCCTTCCGGACAAAACGTTGACCAATCGGCATCCAAGATGGCTACCTTGACGGGAATGCGCGGGATTATGGCATACAACTGGGTGGAACCTGAGGAGCTGCCGGGCACATACGTTTCTCCAGATGGTTACTACGCAGGGGTGTTGGCAAGTATCCAGTCCCATTGGAGCCCATCCAATAAAACCGTGCAAGGAATTCTAAGCACGCAATTCCAGCTATCAGATGATGATGTATACGAGGCCACGATGGCTCGAATGAGCCCGATTACGCAGGATATTGACGGAAGCTTTAAGATCCGGAACGGAGTGAATATGTTTGTGATGCCACCTGCCGGAGGGGATGATTGGTCGCAAATCAACGTGCGTCGGGAGTTTGATAAGCTTGAGACCGAAATCTACCTGGGAACGCAATGGGCAAAGTCCAATACTGATCCCAAGTTACCCGATCAGTTAGCAACCTGGATCGATGAGTTGTTGCGCCAACGTAAGGTCGAGACGCAGGAGATCGCAGACTTTAAAGCGACAACAGCTTATCGCGACCCTTCGAATCCACGTCGAGTGGTCACGACGATCCGTGTGAAACCGGATTGGGCTGCCGACTTTATCGATCATGAAATCTCCCAGTGGAACGGTGCGTGA
- a CDS encoding 4Fe-4S dicluster domain-containing protein: MIHLVEILDICPGCGKCVRKGVCPTDAITIQKGKAVIGQGCIDCGLCIPVCPIGVIVKTEPEAKSIVQVERKEEEHAAE, from the coding sequence GTGATCCACTTGGTAGAGATTCTTGATATCTGCCCCGGGTGCGGAAAATGCGTACGAAAGGGCGTATGCCCTACCGATGCAATAACCATTCAAAAAGGAAAAGCGGTTATTGGACAGGGGTGTATAGACTGTGGTCTGTGCATCCCTGTTTGTCCAATAGGCGTGATTGTAAAAACGGAGCCCGAAGCAAAATCGATCGTTCAAGTAGAAAGAAAGGAGGAAGAACATGCCGCAGAATAG